The region CACGGCGCGGTGGCCGTGATGGCCCACGGGGGCGTGATCGAGGTCCCCATCTCCCCCCAGCGCCCCGTCCATGTCGACCCCCAGGCGTACGTGGCGCACCACGGTGACGTACGCAACAAGCTGTCCACAGCGCTCGGCTGGCGCGACATGGTGGGCCGCGGCTCGGGCGAGGCGTTCCAGCTGGAGCTGAGCGGCAGTGGTGCGGTGTACGTCCAGGCCTCGGAGGAGAAGCTGTGAGCGCGTACGGGACTCCGGGCGGCCCGGTGATCTACGACCCGATGACCCTGCCGGTCGACGACAACGTCAACAAGTACACCTTCTGCGTCGAGCTCAAGGGGAGCCAGTGGTTCCTGCAGAAGGGCAAGATGATCGCCTACTACGGGTCGATGGATTTCAACGGCATCGGGCACGGCCGACTGGACCGTCTCGTGCGCACATCTTTCCATTCGCCTCTGCACGCAAGCGACTGGGTGGTGGCGGAGGGCTCGGGCAAGATGCTCCTCGCCGACCGGGCCTTCGACGTGAATTCGTATGACTTGGACGAAGGCAACCTGACCATTCGCTCTGGCAACCTGCTCGCTTTTCAGCCAAGTCTCGCGCTCAAGCAATCGATCGTGCCGGGCTTTTTGACGCTGATCGGAACCGGCAAGTTCGTAGCGGCCTCTAACGGTCCGGTGGTGTTCATGGAGCCTCCCATCCGGGTGGATCCGCAAGCGCTTGTCGGCTGGGCCGACTGCCCGTCCCCGTGCCATCACTATGACCACGGGTACATGACAGGCCTCATGGGCGGTCTACGTGCACTGACAGGCCTCGGCGGGGCCTCTGGAGAGGAGCACCAGTTCGAGTTCGTAGGGGCCGGCACGGTCCTGCTGCAGTCCACGGAGGTCCTCATGGCCGAGCAGGCCACGGGGGCCGTTCCGCATGAGCCGGGTGTACCCGGCGGCGGCGGGGTACCAGGTCACCAGGGACAGCACGGTCAGCAAGCCGGCACACCGCGTCTTCCCGGACAGCTCGGAGACCTCCAGCGTCGCTTCGGTCTGTGAGCGGTAGTCTGCGGAGTGTGACGTCGAACGCGTGCGCGTAGTCACACCACCCTCACTAGTTCGCCTTTCAACATTTTAGGTAGACTTGATTCATGGAGACCGAGACGGCCACGCGCTGGCTGACCGATGCGGAGCAGTGCGCCTGGCGCACCCACCTGGAGGTCAACAGGCTGTTGACGTACCAGCTCGAAAGGGATCTGCAGCCGTTCGGGCTGACGATGAACGACTACGAGATCCTGGTGAACCTCTCCGAGTCGGAGGGGTTCCGGCTGCGGATGAGCGATCTCGCGGCCGCCACCCTCCAGTCCAAGAGCCGGCTCTCGCACCAGATCACCCGCATGGAGAACGCGGACCTGGTCCGGCGCGAGAACTGCGAGTCCGACCGCCGGGGACTGTTCGCCGTCCTCACCGAGCACGGCATGGAGACGATGAAGAAGGTCGCCCCGCACCACGTGGCGTCCGTGCGCAGGCACTTCATGGACCTGCTGTCCCCGGAGGCCCTGGAGGAGCTGCACAAGTCACTGCGGCCGATCGCGGAGCATTTGCGGGGGCAGCGGGGTAAGCCGTAACGCTCCGCTGGGTACGTGAGAGGCGGCAGGCCGTCCTACCCGTGATGGCTGCTGCTCTGCGTGTGCGGGCGGCTGTGCGACTGCGGGCCGTCCAGGGCCGGTCGCGCAGTTCCCCGCGCCCCCCTCGGGCGCGGGTCCGCCTGGCGCACGCAGAGAAGTCCCGCCGCCACCGCCACCGTCCCCGACAGGGCGAAGCAGAGGCCCAGGGGCAGGTGGTCGACCAGAAGGCCCGCTCCCGCGGTGCCCCCCGCGCTTCCGGCGTTCACCCCGGTGTTGACCCAGGCACCGGCCTGGGTACGGCGGCCCGGCGGGGCCGCCTCGTCGGCGATCAGGTACGACGTCGTGAGGGCCGGGGCGACGAAGAAACCGGCGCAGGCCACGGCGATGGTCAGGGTGCCCAGGCCTGGAGCGAGGCCCGCAGCCGCCAGGGCGAGGCCCAGGCCGCCCACCAGCAGCGGCAGCCGCACCCGTGCGGGCATACGCCAGTCGACGGCGCCGTTCAGGATGCCGCCTAGGGCACTGCCCAGCGACAGTGCGGCAAGCACCCGGGCCACCACGTCGTTCCCGTGATGGTGCCGTGTGGCGTAGGCCATCACCAGAAGGTCGACGGCTCCCACGGACAGGCCGACGCCCACCGCGACGACGACGGGCTGCAGGAGCGCGCGCCCGTCGCTGAAGCGGTGCCGTGAGCGTGCGACGGGCTTCGTGACGGCCGGACGTACGCCCGCCACGGCCGGCGACAGGACGAAGGCGAGGGTTCCGGTCCACACCAGCAGGGCGCAGAGCGCGAGCGCGGCGGCCGGGGGTGCGAACCGGACGACCGCGCCCACCAGCAGCGGACCCGAGACGAAGAGGATCTCCTCGGCGATGCCGTCCAGGCTGTACGCCCGCTGCAGGACCCGTTTGTCCTCGATGACCTCGCCCCACAGGGCGCGCACCGTGGGGCCGAGGGGCGGCGTGCAGGAGCCCGCGGTGACGGCGAGGGCGCCGAGGGCGGGTGCGGGGGTTCCGGGCCGCCAGGCCGCTGTCGCGAGGGCCGCGAGCAGGGTGGCGTAGAGCGAGGCCATCGGGATGAGGGCGCGGCGGGGGCCGTGGCGGTCGATCAGGGCCGCCCTCGCGGGCGACAGGAGCACGCTCGTCGCGCCGAACAGCGCCATGACCGTGCCGGCGACGGCGTACGAGCCGGTGGCCTCGGTCACGCTGAGCATCATGGCCAGCGAGACCATGCCGTACGAGAGTCTGCCGATGAGGGCGGCGGTGAAGGTGTGTCGGGTGTGGGGGATGCGGAAGAACGCGGCGTACGAGGGCCGCGGCGCGGGCGCAGACATGTTGGGGTTCCTCGACCGGGAGGCGGAAAGGGGTCGCCTGACTACCGCGCCGACCCACCCACCGGTGTCCGTCGCGGGCCTGGGCGGGCCCTATGCCAAGAGGAGGAACATGCGCCGTAACGTAACAGCGGGCGCCGAAAGTCGACAGGTACGCGTTCCCTCGTCCTCAAACTCCGGACGGGCTGAAGGATGCGCGCCAGCGCCCTTGAGGGGCGCGGGGAACTGCGCGACCAGCCCCCACCGGCCCGCAGGCAAAGAACCCACCCGGGGGTCTGGGGGCGAGCCACCAGGGACGGGATGGGACGAGTAGGGGCGGCGGGGAACGAGGAAACCCCCGGCTCAGACCTCTGTCAGGCCCTCCACCAACGAGTCCGCCGCCCGGTAGGGATCCAGCTCCCCCGCCACGATCCGCTCCGCGAGCGCGCTCAGGCGGCGGTCACCGTGGAGGTCACCGATACGTTGACGCAGCGCCGTGACCGCGATCGTCTCGACCTCCTGGGACGCCCGGGAGAGGCGGCGCTCGGCGAGAACACCGTGCTCCTCCATCCAGGCGTGGTGCTTCTCCAGGGCCTCGACGACCTCGTCGATGCCCTCGCCCCGCGCCGCGACCGTCTTGACGATCGGCGGCCGCCAGTCCCCGGCAGCTCGGGACTCGCCGAGCCCGAGCATGTGGTTCAGCTCGCGCGCGGTCGCGTCGGCTCCGTCCCGGTCGGCCTTGTTCACCACGTACACGTCGCCGATCTCCAGGATTCCGGCCTTCGCCGCCTGGATGCCGTCGCCCATGCCGGGGGCGAGCAGGACCACCGAGGTGTCCGCCTGGGAGGCGATCTCCACCTCCGACTGGCCCACACCGACCGTCTCCACCAGGATCACGTCACAGCCCGCCGCGTCGAGGACGCGGATGGCCTGGGGGGCCGCCCAGGCGAGACCGCCCAGGTGGCCGCGCGTGGCCATCGAGCGGATGTAGACGCCGGGGTCGGAGGCGTGCTCGGACATACGGACACGGTCGCCGAGCAGGGCGCCTCCGGAGAACGGCGAGGACGGGTCGACGGCCAGGACACCGACCCGCTTGCCCTGCCGCCGGTACGCCGTCACCAGCGCCGAGGTCGAGGTCGACTTGCCCACGCCCGGAGAGCCGGTGAGCCCGACGACGTACGCGTTGCCGGTCAGCGGGGCCAGCGCCGCCATGACCTCGCGCAACTGCGGGGACGCCCCCTCCACCAGGGAGATCAGCCGGGCCACGGCCCGCGGCCTGCCTTCCCTGGCCTGGGCCACCAGCGAGGAGACGTCCTGCATCACAGCTCCGTTCAGATCCGTTCAGAGTCGTACGCACCGAGGTCGTTCAGAGTCGTACGCACCAGGGTCGTACGGAAAGAGACAACGGCTTCAGGCTTTGGGTACCCGCACGATCAGCGCGTCACCCTGCCCACCGCCACCGCAC is a window of Streptomyces mirabilis DNA encoding:
- a CDS encoding MarR family winged helix-turn-helix transcriptional regulator, which encodes METETATRWLTDAEQCAWRTHLEVNRLLTYQLERDLQPFGLTMNDYEILVNLSESEGFRLRMSDLAAATLQSKSRLSHQITRMENADLVRRENCESDRRGLFAVLTEHGMETMKKVAPHHVASVRRHFMDLLSPEALEELHKSLRPIAEHLRGQRGKP
- the meaB gene encoding methylmalonyl Co-A mutase-associated GTPase MeaB: MQDVSSLVAQAREGRPRAVARLISLVEGASPQLREVMAALAPLTGNAYVVGLTGSPGVGKSTSTSALVTAYRRQGKRVGVLAVDPSSPFSGGALLGDRVRMSEHASDPGVYIRSMATRGHLGGLAWAAPQAIRVLDAAGCDVILVETVGVGQSEVEIASQADTSVVLLAPGMGDGIQAAKAGILEIGDVYVVNKADRDGADATARELNHMLGLGESRAAGDWRPPIVKTVAARGEGIDEVVEALEKHHAWMEEHGVLAERRLSRASQEVETIAVTALRQRIGDLHGDRRLSALAERIVAGELDPYRAADSLVEGLTEV
- a CDS encoding MFS transporter, producing MSAPAPRPSYAAFFRIPHTRHTFTAALIGRLSYGMVSLAMMLSVTEATGSYAVAGTVMALFGATSVLLSPARAALIDRHGPRRALIPMASLYATLLAALATAAWRPGTPAPALGALAVTAGSCTPPLGPTVRALWGEVIEDKRVLQRAYSLDGIAEEILFVSGPLLVGAVVRFAPPAAALALCALLVWTGTLAFVLSPAVAGVRPAVTKPVARSRHRFSDGRALLQPVVVAVGVGLSVGAVDLLVMAYATRHHHGNDVVARVLAALSLGSALGGILNGAVDWRMPARVRLPLLVGGLGLALAAAGLAPGLGTLTIAVACAGFFVAPALTTSYLIADEAAPPGRRTQAGAWVNTGVNAGSAGGTAGAGLLVDHLPLGLCFALSGTVAVAAGLLCVRQADPRPRGARGTARPALDGPQSHSRPHTQSSSHHG
- a CDS encoding AIM24 family protein — protein: MSAYGTPGGPVIYDPMTLPVDDNVNKYTFCVELKGSQWFLQKGKMIAYYGSMDFNGIGHGRLDRLVRTSFHSPLHASDWVVAEGSGKMLLADRAFDVNSYDLDEGNLTIRSGNLLAFQPSLALKQSIVPGFLTLIGTGKFVAASNGPVVFMEPPIRVDPQALVGWADCPSPCHHYDHGYMTGLMGGLRALTGLGGASGEEHQFEFVGAGTVLLQSTEVLMAEQATGAVPHEPGVPGGGGVPGHQGQHGQQAGTPRLPGQLGDLQRRFGL